A stretch of Ligilactobacillus faecis DNA encodes these proteins:
- the rpoB gene encoding DNA-directed RNA polymerase subunit beta — translation MNNLAGHLVKYGKHRERRSYSRIKEVLDLPNLIEIQTDSYKWFLDEGLREMFEDIMPIEDFAGNLSLEFVDYQLLEPKYTVDEAREHDANYSAPLHVTLRLINKETGEIKSQDVFFGDFPLMTKQGTFIINGAERVIVSQLVRSPGVYFSSELDKNGRENYGTTVIPNRGAWLEYETDAKNIAYVRIDRTRKIPLTELIRALGYESDSQIIEMLGETDALMNTLEKDIHKNMDDSRVEEALKDIYERLRPGEPKTADSSRSLLTARFFDPKRYDLAAVGRYKINKKLDLKTRLLNKRIAETLADPETGEIIVKKGDLLDKVAMEKLAPYLKQDGFKMVTFHPSEEGVVQEPMTLQIIKVYSEVDPERVVNVIGNGNVPLEYKHITPADILASMSYFFNLQEGLGNVDDIDHLGNRRIRSVGELLQNQFRIGLTRMERVVRERMSIQDTATVTPQQLINIRPVVASIKEFFGSSQLSQFMDQTNPLGELTHKRRLSALGPGGLTRDRAGYEVRDVHYTHYGRMCPIETPEGPNIGLINSLSTYARVNKYGFVETPYRRVSWDTHKVTDKIDYLTADEEDNYVVAQANSPLNDDGSFVDDVVMARHKDENIEISVDKVDYMDVSPKQVVAVATACIPFLENDDSNRALMGANMQRQAVPLIKPHAPLVGTGIEYKAAHDSGDALIAEHDGTVEYVDAREIRVRREDGSLDTYKLMKFRRSNGGKNYNQTPIVRVGDRVDADDVLADGPSMEEGELALGQNPLIAFMTWDGYNFEDAIAINERLVKEDVYTSIHIEEHESEARDTKLGPEEMTREIPNVGEDALKNLDEFGIIRVGAEVKDGDILVGKVTPKGMTELSAEERLLHAIFGEKAREVRDTSLRVPHGGGGIVQDVKIFTREAGDELAPGVNMMVRVYIAQKRKLQVGDKMAGRHGNKGTVSVVIPEEDMPFMPDGTPIDIMLSPMGVPSRMNIGQVLDLHLGMAARKLGIHVTSPVFDGARDEDIWAALKEAGLPSDGKTVLYDGRTGEAFDNRVAVGVMYYMKLAHMVDDKIHARSIGPYSLVTQQPLGGKAQFGGQRFGEMEVWALEAYGAAYTLQEILTYKSDDVVGRVKTYEAIVKGEQIPQPGVPESFRVLVKELQSLGLDMKVLDADKEEIELRDMDEDEDDVVKVDALAKVTEAEKAKKEKEEAEKKGAKESTAAEETQVEK, via the coding sequence GTGAACAACTTGGCAGGACATTTAGTAAAATACGGCAAACACCGTGAACGCAGAAGTTATTCTCGGATCAAGGAAGTTCTAGATCTGCCTAACTTGATCGAGATCCAAACTGACTCCTACAAATGGTTCTTAGACGAAGGATTGCGTGAGATGTTTGAAGACATCATGCCGATCGAAGACTTCGCTGGTAACTTATCACTTGAATTTGTCGATTATCAATTGTTAGAACCAAAGTATACAGTCGATGAAGCACGTGAACATGATGCAAACTACTCTGCACCATTACACGTTACTTTGCGTTTGATCAACAAAGAAACAGGGGAGATCAAGTCACAAGATGTGTTCTTTGGTGACTTCCCATTGATGACAAAGCAAGGTACGTTTATCATCAACGGTGCCGAACGTGTTATTGTCTCACAATTAGTTCGTTCACCTGGTGTATACTTCAGTTCAGAATTAGATAAAAACGGGCGTGAAAACTATGGTACAACGGTCATTCCAAACCGTGGTGCTTGGTTAGAATACGAAACAGATGCTAAAAACATCGCTTACGTTCGGATCGACCGGACACGTAAGATCCCATTGACAGAATTGATCCGTGCTTTAGGTTACGAATCAGATTCTCAGATCATTGAGATGCTTGGCGAAACCGATGCTTTGATGAACACGTTAGAAAAAGATATCCACAAAAATATGGATGATTCTCGTGTCGAAGAAGCTTTGAAAGACATTTACGAACGTCTTCGTCCCGGTGAACCTAAGACAGCTGATTCATCACGTAGCTTGTTGACAGCTCGTTTCTTTGATCCAAAACGTTATGACTTAGCTGCTGTTGGTCGTTACAAGATCAACAAGAAGTTAGATCTCAAGACACGCTTATTGAACAAACGGATCGCTGAAACTTTAGCTGACCCAGAAACAGGCGAGATCATCGTGAAAAAAGGCGACCTTTTAGATAAGGTCGCAATGGAAAAATTAGCACCTTACTTGAAACAAGATGGCTTTAAGATGGTAACGTTCCATCCGTCTGAAGAAGGTGTTGTGCAAGAACCAATGACGTTACAGATCATCAAAGTTTACTCTGAAGTTGATCCAGAACGTGTTGTGAACGTGATCGGCAACGGTAACGTTCCTTTGGAATACAAGCACATCACCCCAGCTGATATCTTGGCTTCTATGAGCTACTTCTTCAATTTGCAAGAAGGTCTTGGTAATGTTGACGATATCGACCACTTAGGTAACCGTCGGATCCGTTCTGTTGGTGAATTATTACAAAACCAATTTAGGATCGGGCTTACACGAATGGAACGTGTCGTTCGTGAAAGAATGTCTATCCAAGATACAGCAACCGTTACGCCACAACAATTGATCAATATTCGCCCAGTGGTCGCTTCGATCAAAGAATTCTTCGGAAGCTCCCAGTTATCCCAGTTCATGGATCAAACGAACCCACTTGGTGAATTGACGCACAAACGTCGTCTTTCAGCCTTAGGGCCTGGTGGTTTGACCCGTGACCGTGCTGGTTACGAAGTTCGTGACGTGCACTATACGCACTATGGCCGGATGTGTCCGATCGAAACACCTGAAGGTCCTAACATCGGTTTGATCAACAGTTTGTCGACTTATGCGCGGGTCAACAAATACGGTTTTGTGGAAACACCATACCGTCGTGTTTCTTGGGACACACATAAAGTTACAGATAAGATCGACTATTTGACAGCCGACGAAGAAGATAACTATGTTGTTGCTCAAGCTAACTCTCCGTTGAACGATGATGGTTCATTTGTGGATGATGTTGTTATGGCGCGCCACAAAGATGAAAACATCGAGATCTCAGTTGATAAAGTCGACTACATGGACGTGTCACCAAAACAAGTTGTTGCGGTCGCTACAGCATGTATTCCTTTCTTGGAAAACGACGACTCCAACCGTGCTTTGATGGGTGCGAACATGCAACGGCAAGCTGTGCCTTTGATCAAGCCACATGCTCCATTAGTTGGGACAGGTATCGAATATAAAGCAGCTCATGACTCAGGGGATGCTTTGATCGCCGAACATGATGGGACCGTTGAATACGTTGATGCACGTGAGATCCGGGTGCGTCGCGAAGATGGTTCGCTTGACACATACAAATTAATGAAATTCCGTCGTTCTAACGGTGGTAAAAACTACAACCAAACACCGATCGTGCGTGTTGGTGACCGTGTTGACGCTGACGATGTGTTAGCTGACGGTCCATCAATGGAAGAAGGGGAATTAGCTTTAGGGCAAAACCCATTGATTGCCTTCATGACTTGGGATGGTTACAACTTCGAAGATGCGATCGCGATCAACGAACGCTTAGTTAAAGAAGATGTTTATACTTCGATCCACATCGAAGAACATGAATCTGAAGCGCGGGATACAAAACTTGGGCCTGAAGAAATGACACGTGAGATCCCTAACGTCGGGGAAGATGCTTTGAAGAACTTAGATGAGTTCGGTATCATCCGTGTCGGGGCTGAAGTTAAAGACGGCGACATTTTAGTTGGTAAAGTCACACCTAAAGGAATGACAGAACTTTCTGCCGAAGAACGTCTCTTACACGCGATCTTTGGTGAAAAAGCGCGTGAAGTACGTGATACGTCCTTACGTGTTCCTCACGGTGGTGGCGGGATCGTCCAAGATGTCAAGATCTTCACCCGTGAAGCTGGTGACGAATTAGCTCCAGGGGTCAACATGATGGTCCGCGTTTATATCGCACAAAAACGTAAACTCCAAGTTGGGGATAAGATGGCTGGTCGTCACGGTAACAAAGGGACTGTTTCTGTTGTTATCCCAGAAGAAGATATGCCATTTATGCCAGATGGAACACCGATCGATATCATGCTTTCTCCAATGGGTGTGCCTTCACGTATGAACATCGGGCAAGTATTGGATCTTCACTTAGGTATGGCTGCACGTAAATTAGGTATCCACGTCACATCACCTGTTTTTGATGGTGCACGTGACGAAGATATCTGGGCTGCTTTAAAAGAAGCTGGTCTTCCATCAGACGGTAAGACAGTACTTTACGATGGCCGGACAGGTGAAGCCTTTGACAACCGGGTCGCAGTTGGTGTCATGTACTACATGAAACTCGCTCACATGGTCGATGATAAGATCCACGCTCGTTCGATCGGACCTTACTCATTAGTTACACAACAACCGCTTGGTGGTAAAGCTCAATTTGGTGGCCAAAGATTCGGTGAAATGGAAGTTTGGGCCCTTGAAGCTTACGGGGCAGCTTACACCTTACAAGAGATCTTGACTTACAAGTCTGATGACGTTGTTGGTCGTGTCAAGACATACGAAGCGATCGTTAAAGGTGAACAGATCCCACAACCAGGTGTGCCTGAATCATTCCGCGTTTTAGTCAAGGAATTACAATCACTTGGTTTGGATATGAAAGTGCTTGATGCTGATAAAGAAGAGATCGAACTTCGCGATATGGACGAAGATGAAGATGATGTCGTAAAAGTCGATGCGTTAGCTAAAGTAACTGAAGCTGAAAAAGCTAAGAAAGAAAAAGAAGAAGCTGAAAAGAAAGGTGCTAAAGAAAGCACTGCAGCTGAAGAAACACAAGTTGAAAAGTAG
- a CDS encoding YjjG family noncanonical pyrimidine nucleotidase, with translation MRRYQTLLFDVDDTLLDFHAAQDQALDRLFDSVGIAPTTTVKTAYATYNQSLWEKLEKGELTRDELMATRFPTFFKEYFQKELPNNSLNERYLNFLAEGHQEVEGAKALLENLNARGYELYIVTNGVRFIQEKRLRAAKFTHYFKDVFVSETLGAQKPSPLFFERAFAQIKDFDKEHALIIGDSLSSDMLGGQNAGIDTLWFNPKKQTATPDLKIDWEVASLAQVEQILA, from the coding sequence ATGAGACGCTATCAGACATTACTATTTGACGTGGATGACACATTACTTGATTTTCATGCGGCCCAAGATCAAGCACTCGACCGCTTATTTGATTCAGTGGGGATCGCACCAACGACGACCGTTAAAACTGCGTATGCTACGTACAATCAAAGTTTATGGGAAAAATTGGAAAAAGGTGAGCTCACCCGAGATGAATTGATGGCGACGCGCTTTCCGACTTTCTTCAAAGAATATTTTCAAAAAGAATTACCAAATAACAGTTTAAATGAGCGCTATCTCAACTTTTTAGCTGAAGGACACCAAGAAGTCGAAGGTGCAAAAGCTTTACTTGAGAATTTGAATGCTCGCGGTTATGAACTTTATATCGTAACGAATGGGGTGCGCTTTATCCAAGAAAAACGGCTACGCGCAGCTAAATTTACACATTATTTCAAAGATGTTTTTGTCTCAGAGACATTAGGCGCGCAAAAGCCGTCACCGCTCTTTTTTGAACGAGCATTTGCACAGATCAAAGATTTTGATAAAGAGCATGCTTTGATCATCGGCGACTCTTTGAGCTCAGATATGCTAGGCGGACAAAATGCTGGGATCGATACGCTGTGGTTCAATCCTAAAAAACAAACGGCGACGCCAGATCTCAAAATAGATTGGGAAGTTGCTTCGTTGGCCCAGGTGGAGCAGATCTTAGCTTAA
- a CDS encoding Crp/Fnr family transcriptional regulator: MDQLKTLGLTKEQFQNFATLKKFPAKTTLLYEGEIATKVFFIKKGALRLWNNNDGNDITVQFFFEDHFVASFESFQTQTPSKFSLECLEDCELFVLERTTLTALFSKDPFLKEQMLTLITQRFTDYIDYFLSRLKNTPEKRYQELKAKRPDILARVPNYYIASYLGITPVSLSRIKKRVGD; encoded by the coding sequence ATGGATCAACTTAAAACTTTGGGGCTCACTAAAGAGCAATTCCAAAATTTTGCAACTTTAAAAAAATTTCCCGCTAAAACGACGTTGCTCTATGAAGGAGAGATCGCTACCAAAGTATTTTTTATCAAAAAAGGAGCGTTACGCCTGTGGAACAATAACGATGGCAATGACATCACCGTCCAATTTTTCTTTGAAGACCACTTTGTCGCTTCGTTTGAGAGCTTTCAAACTCAGACTCCAAGCAAATTTTCTTTAGAGTGTTTAGAAGATTGCGAACTTTTTGTCTTAGAACGCACGACACTAACAGCGCTATTTTCTAAAGACCCATTTTTAAAAGAACAGATGCTCACTTTGATCACACAGCGTTTCACTGACTATATCGACTATTTTTTGTCACGCCTCAAAAATACCCCCGAAAAACGTTACCAAGAATTAAAAGCAAAACGGCCTGATATTTTAGCACGTGTCCCCAACTACTACATCGCTTCGTATCTAGGGATCACCCCCGTTTCTTTGAGTCGGATCAAAAAAAGAGTCGGCGATTAA
- a CDS encoding NAD(P)H-dependent oxidoreductase, producing MKTLIVYNHPYSGSFNHALLEAVIAGAKKAGHEVDVIDLDQDHFDPVMTGKDLLAFRDHQVLDPQAKDYVARLQAADHLVMLFPIWWELMPALTKGFIDKVIFPGAAYEYTASGYGMRTLLPKLRSTTVITTMNTPKLVYRFVFGNAIKQALLKGTFKKTGMKNIKWFNLTMVKNSTQAKRKKWLTQIEEHFAKK from the coding sequence ATGAAAACATTGATCGTATATAATCATCCTTACTCTGGCAGTTTCAATCACGCTTTACTTGAAGCTGTGATCGCAGGCGCTAAAAAAGCTGGTCATGAAGTCGACGTCATCGATCTAGATCAAGATCACTTTGATCCAGTGATGACTGGGAAAGACCTTTTAGCTTTTCGTGACCATCAAGTGCTCGATCCTCAGGCTAAAGATTACGTGGCGCGCTTACAAGCAGCCGATCACTTAGTTATGCTCTTTCCGATCTGGTGGGAATTGATGCCGGCGCTGACAAAAGGCTTTATCGATAAAGTGATCTTTCCTGGGGCAGCTTATGAGTATACCGCTTCAGGGTACGGGATGCGCACACTTTTACCAAAACTACGCTCAACGACTGTGATCACGACGATGAACACGCCTAAACTCGTCTACCGGTTTGTCTTTGGCAATGCGATCAAACAAGCCTTGCTCAAAGGAACGTTCAAAAAAACAGGCATGAAAAATATCAAGTGGTTCAACTTGACGATGGTCAAAAATAGCACCCAAGCCAAGCGTAAAAAATGGCTCACTCAAATCGAAGAACACTTTGCTAAAAAATAA
- a CDS encoding Panacea domain-containing protein — MIHIVTLAKRDGETFAYHYMTTDKQRFLEMSRKIQNSPEELLASFSVHVISDPSKTFSELQEMDPYFADAILLESFEEFLTKLSEKQRLTTLDIAAYLFQKYDVTGAFVLQKTLYHIYASYLEKYKKVPFKANFVAFEHGPVDVEVYRANKYHPETLRLSVEFEKKVFACPYRKELLELVDEIVGRCALQYQGAFASPKKNLTHHKGTPWDRAYARQQNAPILDEDIIKYHYLEHLGES, encoded by the coding sequence ATGATCCATATTGTAACTTTAGCTAAAAGAGATGGTGAGACATTTGCGTATCATTATATGACAACTGATAAGCAACGCTTTTTAGAAATGAGTCGAAAGATCCAAAACAGTCCAGAAGAATTGCTGGCTAGTTTTAGCGTGCATGTGATCAGTGATCCAAGTAAAACTTTTTCTGAATTACAAGAGATGGATCCATACTTTGCTGATGCTATCCTGCTCGAAAGTTTTGAGGAGTTTTTAACTAAACTTTCAGAAAAGCAACGTTTAACGACTTTGGATATTGCAGCTTATTTATTCCAAAAGTATGATGTGACAGGAGCTTTTGTACTTCAAAAAACACTGTATCATATCTATGCTAGTTATTTAGAGAAATATAAGAAAGTTCCTTTTAAAGCGAACTTTGTAGCTTTTGAACACGGACCTGTTGATGTTGAGGTATATAGAGCAAATAAATATCATCCAGAAACTTTGCGACTTTCTGTCGAATTTGAAAAGAAGGTCTTCGCATGTCCATATCGGAAAGAACTTTTAGAATTGGTAGATGAGATCGTTGGTCGGTGTGCTCTCCAATACCAAGGGGCATTTGCTAGCCCCAAAAAGAATTTGACACATCACAAAGGTACTCCTTGGGATCGAGCATATGCTAGGCAACAAAATGCCCCGATCTTAGATGAAGATATCATTAAATATCATTATCTAGAGCATTTAGGTGAGTCCTAA